The Streptomyces sp. NBC_01142 genome has a window encoding:
- a CDS encoding urease subunit alpha, protein MPDLDRAVYADLFGPTTGDRIRLADTDLLVEIEEDRSGGPGLAGDEAVFGGGKVIRESMGQSRTTRAEGAPDTVVTGAVVIDHWGIVKADIGIRDGRITGIGKAGNPDTMDGVHPGLVIGPETEVIAGNGKIVTAGAIDAHVHFISPTIVDQALATGVTTLVGGGTGPAEGTKATTITPGPWHLARMFEALETFPVNVGLLGKGNTMSRDAMYSQLRGGALGFKIHEDWGATPAVIDACLGVCEETGAQLAIHTDTLNEAGFVGDTLAAIAGRTIHAYHTEGAGGGHAPDIITVVSEPHILPSSTNPTRPHTVNTIEEHLDMLMVCHHLNPAVPEDLAFAESRIRPSTIAAEDILHDLGAISIISSDSQAMGRIGEVVMRTWQTAHVMKKRRGALPGDGRADNHRARRYVAKYSINPAVAQGLDHEVGSVETGKLADLVLWEPAFFGVKPQLVIKAGQIAYAQMGDANASIPTPQPVLPRPMFGALGKAASAGSFNFVAEAAIEDGLPERLGLDKKFVPIKNTRRVTKADMRENDALPRVEVDADTFTVTIDGEPVEPAPAVELPMAQRYFLF, encoded by the coding sequence ATGCCTGATCTGGACCGCGCGGTCTACGCCGATCTCTTCGGCCCCACCACCGGCGACCGGATCCGGCTCGCCGACACCGACCTGCTCGTCGAGATCGAGGAGGACCGCTCGGGCGGCCCCGGACTCGCCGGCGACGAGGCCGTGTTCGGCGGCGGCAAGGTGATCCGCGAGTCGATGGGCCAGTCCCGTACGACACGGGCCGAAGGCGCACCCGACACCGTGGTCACCGGCGCGGTCGTCATCGACCACTGGGGCATCGTCAAGGCCGACATCGGCATCCGCGACGGCCGGATCACCGGTATCGGCAAGGCCGGCAACCCCGACACCATGGACGGGGTCCATCCCGGTCTCGTCATCGGCCCCGAGACCGAAGTCATCGCGGGCAACGGGAAGATCGTCACCGCGGGCGCCATCGACGCCCATGTCCACTTCATCTCGCCGACCATCGTCGACCAGGCACTCGCGACCGGTGTCACCACCCTCGTCGGCGGCGGCACCGGCCCGGCCGAGGGCACCAAGGCCACCACCATCACCCCGGGCCCCTGGCACCTTGCCCGGATGTTCGAGGCGCTGGAGACCTTCCCGGTCAACGTCGGGCTGCTCGGCAAGGGCAACACGATGTCCCGCGACGCCATGTACTCCCAACTGCGCGGCGGAGCACTCGGGTTCAAGATCCACGAGGACTGGGGGGCCACCCCCGCCGTCATCGACGCCTGCCTCGGCGTCTGCGAGGAGACCGGCGCCCAGCTCGCCATCCACACGGACACACTGAACGAGGCCGGGTTCGTCGGGGACACCCTCGCCGCCATCGCCGGCCGCACCATCCACGCCTATCACACCGAGGGCGCGGGCGGCGGGCACGCTCCGGACATCATCACCGTGGTCTCCGAGCCGCACATACTGCCCAGCTCCACCAACCCGACCCGGCCGCACACCGTCAACACCATCGAGGAACACCTCGACATGCTGATGGTCTGCCACCACCTCAACCCGGCCGTGCCCGAGGATCTCGCCTTCGCCGAGTCCCGTATCCGGCCCTCCACCATCGCGGCCGAGGACATCCTGCACGACCTCGGCGCCATCTCGATCATCTCCTCCGACTCCCAGGCCATGGGCCGGATCGGTGAGGTGGTCATGCGCACCTGGCAGACCGCGCATGTGATGAAGAAGCGCCGCGGCGCACTCCCCGGCGACGGCCGCGCCGACAACCACCGCGCCCGTCGCTATGTCGCCAAATACTCGATCAACCCGGCGGTGGCCCAAGGTCTCGACCACGAGGTCGGCTCGGTCGAGACCGGAAAGCTCGCCGACCTGGTGCTGTGGGAGCCGGCCTTCTTCGGGGTCAAGCCGCAGCTCGTCATCAAAGCCGGGCAGATAGCGTACGCGCAGATGGGCGACGCCAACGCCTCCATCCCCACCCCGCAACCGGTGCTGCCGCGGCCGATGTTCGGCGCGCTCGGCAAGGCCGCGTCGGCGGGCTCGTTCAACTTCGTCGCCGAAGCGGCCATCGAGGACGGCCTGCCCGAACGCCTCGGCCTGGACAAGAAGTTCGTACCGATCAAGAACACCCGGCGGGTCACCAAGGCAGATATGAGGGAGAACGACGCGCTGCCCCGCGTCGAGGTCGACGCCGACACCTTCACGGTGACGATCGACGGCGAGCCGGTCGAGCCCGCCCCGGCGGTGGAACTGCCCATGGCGCAGCGCTACTTCCTGTTCTGA
- a CDS encoding type II toxin-antitoxin system Phd/YefM family antitoxin, which translates to MAYEIPVTQARAELAELINRVVYGGERVVVTRHGKPLVALVSAADLERLERDQEAAEEQVISSVSSLGSSASASGERGRFGLAAEHRRPDRRD; encoded by the coding sequence ATGGCCTACGAGATTCCGGTGACGCAAGCCCGCGCAGAGCTCGCCGAACTGATCAACCGCGTCGTCTACGGCGGGGAGCGCGTTGTCGTGACCCGGCACGGGAAGCCGCTCGTGGCGCTGGTTTCCGCCGCTGACCTGGAGCGACTCGAGCGCGATCAGGAGGCGGCCGAGGAGCAGGTGATCAGCTCCGTCTCCTCGCTCGGCTCGTCCGCGTCCGCTTCCGGCGAACGGGGTCGCTTCGGTCTGGCCGCCGAGCACCGCCGCCCCGACCGGCGCGACTGA
- a CDS encoding C40 family peptidase — MTAQIHVPSLVSRAGAVSALTVAAFGASMLAPGAASEAHAATTHASKALLVAASKKGSPYGYGATGPSRFDCSGLTLYSYKKAGKKLPRTAQQQYNKTRRVSAGGRKQGDLVFFHSGGSVYHVGIYAGGGKIWHSPKSGSWVKLEKIWTRSVWYGRVG; from the coding sequence ATGACTGCGCAGATTCATGTCCCCTCTCTGGTCTCCCGGGCGGGCGCCGTATCGGCCCTGACCGTTGCCGCGTTCGGCGCCTCCATGCTGGCGCCCGGAGCCGCCTCCGAGGCACACGCGGCGACGACCCACGCGAGCAAGGCACTGCTGGTGGCCGCCTCGAAGAAGGGATCGCCGTACGGATACGGCGCCACGGGCCCATCCCGGTTCGACTGCTCCGGGCTGACGCTCTACTCGTACAAGAAGGCAGGCAAGAAGCTGCCCCGAACGGCCCAGCAGCAGTACAACAAGACCCGCCGGGTCTCGGCCGGCGGCCGGAAACAGGGGGATCTGGTCTTCTTCCACTCCGGTGGCAGCGTCTACCACGTGGGGATCTACGCCGGCGGCGGCAAGATCTGGCACTCCCCCAAGTCCGGCTCCTGGGTGAAGCTGGAAAAGATCTGGACGAGGAGCGTCTGGTACGGCCGGGTGGGCTGA
- a CDS encoding helix-turn-helix transcriptional regulator, whose amino-acid sequence MRHGPAVRRRKLGEELRQLRLTAGLTSRDAARLAGWHQSKVSRIETGISGAKAADVTLLLDAYQVADPQLRVLLEMLTGAADGPGRGWWHAYRGLIPSEYRDFISLEAQACTARTLETSVVPGLLQTPDYARAVTGAVLEQLPAATVDALVEVRLARQAVLRTHAPLTLSAVVDEAVLRREVGGVRVMREQLRRLAEMAQMPHVRLQVLPFSVGGYVGLTGPFVIFSFPNTTDLDVVVLDHLTSSLYLERKEDLEVYCAAFHTMQARALSPEDTLDLIARISDGA is encoded by the coding sequence ATGCGGCACGGTCCGGCGGTGCGACGCCGCAAGCTCGGCGAGGAGCTGCGGCAGTTGCGGCTGACTGCGGGCCTCACCAGCCGGGATGCCGCGCGGCTCGCCGGCTGGCACCAGTCGAAGGTCAGCCGGATAGAGACGGGCATCAGTGGGGCCAAGGCCGCCGATGTGACCCTGCTGCTGGATGCGTACCAGGTCGCCGATCCCCAACTGCGCGTGCTGCTGGAGATGCTGACGGGGGCGGCCGACGGTCCCGGACGGGGCTGGTGGCATGCGTACCGCGGACTGATCCCCTCGGAGTACAGGGACTTCATCAGTCTGGAGGCCCAGGCGTGCACGGCACGCACTCTGGAGACCTCGGTGGTGCCGGGGCTGCTGCAGACGCCCGACTACGCGCGGGCGGTGACGGGCGCGGTGCTGGAGCAGCTGCCGGCGGCGACGGTGGACGCTCTGGTGGAGGTACGGCTCGCCCGCCAGGCGGTGCTGCGCACGCATGCGCCGCTGACCCTGAGCGCGGTCGTCGACGAGGCGGTGCTGCGGCGCGAGGTGGGCGGCGTCCGGGTGATGCGGGAGCAATTGCGGAGATTAGCCGAGATGGCCCAAATGCCCCATGTGCGGCTTCAGGTACTGCCGTTCTCGGTCGGAGGCTACGTCGGCCTCACGGGGCCTTTCGTTATTTTCTCCTTTCCGAACACTACTGATCTGGACGTGGTTGTTCTCGACCACTTGACGAGTAGCCTCTATCTCGAGCGGAAAGAAGACCTCGAGGTGTACTGCGCCGCGTTCCACACGATGCAGGCGCGGGCCCTCTCGCCCGAGGACACATTGGACCTCATCGCCCGGATCAGTGACGGCGCATAA
- a CDS encoding urease subunit beta, producing the protein MIPGEILFADGPVALNEGREVTRLAVVNAADRPVQVGSHYHFAEANPGLDFDRAAARGKRLHIAAGTAVRFEPGIPVDVELVPFAGLRVIAGLRGETGGALDA; encoded by the coding sequence ATGATCCCCGGAGAGATCCTTTTCGCCGACGGCCCCGTTGCTCTCAACGAGGGCCGTGAGGTCACCCGCCTCGCCGTCGTCAACGCTGCCGACCGGCCTGTCCAGGTCGGCTCCCACTACCACTTCGCCGAGGCCAACCCCGGCCTGGACTTCGACCGCGCGGCCGCGCGCGGCAAGCGGCTGCACATCGCAGCGGGGACCGCCGTACGTTTCGAACCCGGCATCCCCGTCGACGTCGAACTCGTCCCCTTCGCCGGTCTGCGTGTCATCGCCGGTCTGCGGGGAGAGACCGGAGGTGCTCTCGATGCCTGA
- a CDS encoding ABC transporter permease gives MSATPTHRMIAVMVLAPMVVALALWAFAWPAARTAPRDVPIGIAGPATAVTQLEQHLEQREGTFDIHRYADGAAARAAIEDRVVYGAVVVADGAPQLLTASAASPVAAQLLKEAVTSQAPSGTQVQVTDVVPTPPGDPRGSALAASILPLALAGVAVGAVVTFMRLRGTRAATSLVGASVLVGLTATALAHSWLGVLTGPWWTEAGVLGLTVLAIGAAVAGLGALLRTPGIALGALLVVLLGNPFSGAASAPELLPEPVGVIGQWLPPGAGATLLRSVTYFDGSGAAASVLTLSIWAALGLAAMLITGSRGGRTPAVAAEHREAAPAPVG, from the coding sequence ATGTCCGCCACACCAACCCACCGCATGATCGCGGTCATGGTCCTGGCCCCCATGGTGGTAGCGCTCGCCCTGTGGGCCTTCGCCTGGCCAGCCGCCCGCACCGCACCGCGCGACGTACCCATCGGCATCGCGGGACCGGCGACCGCGGTCACCCAGCTGGAGCAACACCTCGAGCAGCGGGAGGGCACCTTCGACATTCACCGCTACGCCGACGGGGCCGCCGCCCGCGCCGCGATCGAGGACCGGGTCGTATACGGAGCGGTCGTCGTCGCCGACGGGGCGCCGCAGCTGCTGACCGCCTCGGCGGCGAGCCCGGTCGCCGCCCAGCTCCTGAAGGAGGCCGTCACCTCGCAGGCGCCGTCCGGGACCCAGGTGCAGGTGACCGATGTCGTGCCGACACCCCCGGGCGACCCGCGCGGCAGCGCGCTGGCGGCGAGCATCCTGCCGCTCGCACTGGCCGGTGTGGCCGTCGGCGCTGTCGTGACCTTCATGCGGCTGCGCGGGACCCGGGCGGCGACCTCCCTGGTCGGCGCATCCGTCCTGGTCGGCCTTACCGCGACCGCCCTCGCCCACAGCTGGCTCGGCGTCCTCACCGGCCCCTGGTGGACCGAGGCGGGCGTGCTCGGCCTGACCGTCCTGGCCATCGGCGCGGCGGTTGCCGGACTCGGCGCCCTGCTCCGCACGCCGGGAATCGCGCTCGGAGCCTTGCTGGTGGTGCTCCTCGGGAACCCCTTCTCGGGGGCCGCGAGCGCACCCGAACTGCTGCCGGAGCCGGTCGGCGTGATCGGCCAGTGGCTGCCGCCGGGCGCGGGTGCGACACTGCTCCGCTCGGTGACGTACTTCGACGGCAGCGGCGCAGCCGCATCTGTCCTCACCCTGTCGATCTGGGCCGCGCTCGGACTTGCAGCGATGCTGATCACCGGCAGCCGCGGCGGACGGACCCCCGCTGTAGCGGCGGAGCACCGCGAAGCCGCACCGGCGCCCGTCGGCTGA
- a CDS encoding TetR/AcrR family transcriptional regulator, giving the protein MARVSQEHLDARRRQILDGAARCFARNGFHATSMQDILREAGLSAGAVYRYFRSKEELIAAIADEAFAGIRGAFEAAARTTPPPTPDVLLGRVLRSMLEDQVPGGDRQAFARLIVQVWTETLRNEQLAATLAEGYGGMRLAWARLVDAYRDNGLMSSDVPADHVARTLIATAQGFIAQEALFGDVQVEALEDGLRALMSMKDPKIS; this is encoded by the coding sequence ATGGCCCGTGTATCCCAGGAACACCTCGACGCCCGCCGCCGCCAGATCCTCGACGGCGCCGCCCGCTGCTTTGCCCGCAACGGCTTCCATGCCACATCGATGCAGGACATCCTGCGCGAGGCGGGCCTGTCGGCCGGCGCGGTCTACCGCTACTTCCGCAGCAAGGAGGAGCTGATCGCAGCCATCGCCGACGAGGCGTTCGCCGGGATCCGCGGCGCCTTCGAGGCCGCCGCCAGGACCACCCCGCCGCCCACCCCCGACGTCCTTCTCGGGCGGGTGCTGCGCAGCATGCTGGAGGACCAGGTCCCCGGCGGTGACCGGCAGGCGTTCGCCCGGCTCATCGTGCAGGTGTGGACCGAGACCCTGCGCAACGAGCAGCTCGCCGCCACGCTGGCCGAGGGATACGGCGGAATGCGCCTGGCCTGGGCGAGGCTCGTGGACGCCTACCGCGACAACGGCCTGATGAGTTCGGACGTACCCGCCGACCATGTGGCCCGCACGCTCATCGCCACCGCCCAGGGCTTCATCGCCCAGGAGGCGCTCTTCGGCGACGTACAGGTCGAGGCGCTGGAGGACGGGCTGCGGGCGCTGATGTCCATGAAGGATCCCAAGATCAGTTAA
- a CDS encoding LysE family translocator, whose amino-acid sequence MDAQLAAFLGVAAGMIAMPGADFTVVVRNALASRRAGVACAVGVAGGLLVHTALAVAGLAAVLVAVPVLFRTLQILGGVYVLYLGLRAVRAALRRPLAVRGAGQVAGTDTATDAGTDAGREVGGQPAGGVGRSLRQGFLTNVLNPKAPVLFLSLLPQFVPDGVPVLSRTLLLATIVVVMALIWFPAVALLVDRLGKWLRRPRTTRAVEGVTGGALTALGVTLLAEPLAH is encoded by the coding sequence ATGGATGCACAACTGGCCGCCTTTCTCGGCGTCGCCGCAGGCATGATCGCCATGCCGGGCGCGGATTTCACCGTCGTCGTACGCAACGCACTCGCCTCCCGGCGCGCGGGCGTGGCCTGCGCGGTCGGCGTCGCCGGGGGACTGCTGGTGCACACCGCACTCGCGGTCGCCGGACTCGCCGCCGTACTGGTCGCCGTGCCGGTGCTGTTCCGTACGCTGCAGATCCTGGGCGGGGTCTATGTGCTCTATCTCGGCCTACGGGCCGTGCGTGCCGCGTTGCGTCGGCCGCTCGCGGTGCGCGGTGCCGGGCAGGTCGCAGGGACAGACACCGCGACGGACGCAGGGACGGACGCCGGGCGGGAGGTCGGGGGGCAGCCGGCCGGCGGCGTGGGACGCAGTCTGCGGCAGGGTTTTCTCACCAACGTGCTCAATCCGAAGGCGCCGGTGCTCTTCCTCAGTCTGCTCCCGCAGTTCGTGCCGGACGGGGTGCCGGTGCTGTCGCGCACCCTGCTGCTCGCCACGATCGTCGTCGTCATGGCGCTGATCTGGTTCCCCGCGGTGGCACTGCTGGTCGACCGGCTGGGGAAGTGGCTGCGCCGGCCCCGTACGACGCGTGCAGTGGAAGGAGTCACCGGCGGTGCCCTCACGGCGCTGGGCGTGACCCTGCTGGCCGAGCCGCTGGCGCACTGA
- a CDS encoding urease accessory protein UreF, giving the protein MDDSSPVRRRESRSAQEAARAGADVHPREDSEPSGPGSRTTGSPAPAARAALLILADGRFPAGGHAHSGGAEPAVKSGRIRDARDLADFCRGRLHTTGLTSAALAAAAALGLDPLALDEAADARTPSPALRATARRLGRQMMRAARSTWPGPELDALAAARPRGAHQPIVLGLAARSAGLGPEDAAHCVVYETVSGPATAAVRLLSLDPFEATAVLARLAPELDQVAERAARAAHRGIDALPAASAPLLDITAEAHAAWPVRLFAS; this is encoded by the coding sequence ATGGACGATTCCTCCCCCGTACGCCGGCGAGAGTCCCGGTCCGCCCAGGAGGCGGCCAGGGCCGGCGCCGACGTGCACCCGCGCGAAGACTCCGAGCCGTCCGGCCCGGGAAGCCGAACCACCGGCTCTCCCGCTCCGGCGGCACGCGCGGCCCTGCTCATCCTCGCCGACGGCCGCTTCCCCGCCGGTGGCCACGCCCACTCCGGCGGAGCCGAACCGGCCGTCAAGTCAGGACGGATCCGCGACGCCCGGGACCTGGCGGACTTCTGCCGGGGCCGGCTGCACACCACCGGGCTCACCTCTGCTGCGCTCGCCGCCGCTGCCGCCCTGGGGCTCGACCCGTTGGCGCTCGACGAGGCAGCCGACGCCCGTACCCCCTCACCCGCCCTGCGGGCCACCGCCCGCAGACTCGGCCGGCAGATGATGCGCGCCGCCCGCTCCACCTGGCCGGGTCCGGAGCTCGACGCGCTCGCCGCCGCCCGCCCACGCGGCGCACATCAGCCGATCGTGCTCGGGCTCGCCGCCCGCTCGGCCGGGCTGGGACCCGAGGACGCCGCGCACTGTGTCGTGTACGAGACGGTCAGTGGCCCGGCCACCGCCGCCGTACGGCTCCTCAGCCTGGACCCCTTCGAGGCCACCGCCGTCCTCGCCCGCCTCGCCCCCGAGCTCGACCAGGTCGCCGAGCGGGCCGCACGCGCCGCGCACCGGGGCATCGACGCGCTGCCCGCCGCCTCGGCCCCGCTGCTCGACATCACGGCGGAGGCCCATGCCGCCTGGCCCGTACGTCTCTTCGCATCCTGA
- a CDS encoding ATP-binding protein encodes MADHQEASVTLPSDPASVAEARRYATHIVSAWGLSLETEAADTVRLIVSELATNAVQHTFGQSPTFTVDLRLDRDEQLCIGVTDSHPRWPQRLPAAVRQDNGRGMVIIRSLMAECGGRLSVTPTPEGGKTVWIALPWTAPVRK; translated from the coding sequence ATGGCAGACCATCAGGAAGCATCCGTCACTCTGCCGAGCGATCCAGCCTCGGTCGCCGAGGCCCGCAGATACGCCACACACATCGTGTCCGCATGGGGACTGTCCCTCGAGACGGAGGCTGCCGACACGGTGCGGCTGATCGTTTCGGAACTCGCCACCAATGCCGTCCAGCACACCTTCGGCCAGTCGCCCACCTTCACCGTGGATCTCCGGCTCGACCGGGACGAGCAGCTGTGCATCGGCGTCACCGACAGCCACCCCCGCTGGCCGCAGCGGCTACCCGCGGCCGTCCGTCAGGACAACGGACGCGGCATGGTCATCATCCGCAGCCTGATGGCGGAGTGCGGCGGCCGGCTCTCGGTCACACCCACCCCCGAGGGCGGCAAGACCGTCTGGATCGCGCTGCCCTGGACCGCGCCGGTACGGAAGTGA
- the ureG gene encoding urease accessory protein UreG translates to MHLDHGHDTAMAVSADAVRPDGTRRALRIGLGGPVGSGKTATVAALCRVLRDRLSIAVVTNDIYTREDAEFLLRNAVLPPERIQAVETGACPHTAIRDDISANLEAVEDLEESVGPLDLILVESGGDNLTATFSKGLVDAQVFVIDVAGGDDIPRKGGPGVTTADLLVINKTDLAPHVGSDLGRMARDAKEQRGELPVAFTSLKGEEGVGPVADWVRAQLAAWTA, encoded by the coding sequence ATGCACCTCGACCACGGCCACGACACCGCCATGGCTGTCAGCGCCGACGCCGTTCGCCCCGACGGCACCCGGCGGGCCCTGCGCATCGGACTCGGCGGACCCGTCGGCTCCGGCAAGACCGCGACCGTCGCCGCGCTCTGCCGCGTCCTGCGGGACCGGCTGTCCATCGCCGTCGTCACCAACGACATCTACACCCGCGAGGACGCCGAATTCCTGCTCCGTAACGCCGTACTGCCGCCGGAGCGCATCCAGGCGGTCGAGACCGGAGCCTGCCCGCACACCGCGATCCGCGACGACATCTCCGCCAACCTCGAGGCCGTCGAGGACCTCGAGGAGAGCGTGGGTCCGCTGGACCTGATCCTTGTCGAATCCGGCGGCGACAATCTCACCGCGACCTTCTCCAAGGGCCTCGTCGACGCCCAGGTGTTCGTCATCGATGTCGCGGGCGGTGACGACATTCCGCGCAAGGGCGGTCCCGGCGTCACCACCGCCGACCTGCTCGTGATCAACAAGACCGACCTCGCGCCCCACGTCGGCTCCGACCTCGGCCGGATGGCGCGGGACGCCAAGGAGCAGCGCGGTGAACTACCGGTCGCCTTCACTTCGTTGAAGGGGGAGGAGGGGGTGGGGCCGGTGGCCGACTGGGTGCGCGCACAGCTCGCCGCCTGGACCGCATGA
- a CDS encoding ATP-dependent Clp protease proteolytic subunit yields MNRPAARYVLPQFTERTTSGTRTLDPYSKLLDERIIFLGTAVDDTAANDVIAQFLHLEYAAPDRDICLYINSPGGSISAMSAIYDTMQVVTCDVETTCLGQAASTAAVLLAAGAPGKRMALPGARVVVQQPAIEEPLRGQPSDLEIHAQELLRLRAQLAQMLVRHTGQDAGRIAADLERDKIFDAEDAKAYGLVDHVIRNRKSSLASPGSR; encoded by the coding sequence ATGAACCGCCCCGCCGCCCGCTATGTCCTGCCCCAGTTCACGGAGCGCACCACCTCGGGAACCCGCACACTCGATCCGTACTCGAAGCTGCTCGACGAGCGGATCATCTTCCTCGGGACCGCCGTCGACGACACCGCGGCCAACGATGTGATCGCGCAGTTCCTGCATCTTGAGTACGCCGCACCGGACCGGGACATCTGTCTGTACATCAACTCCCCCGGCGGCTCGATCAGCGCCATGTCCGCGATCTACGACACGATGCAAGTCGTCACCTGCGACGTGGAGACGACCTGCCTGGGCCAGGCCGCTTCGACCGCGGCGGTTCTCCTCGCCGCCGGCGCCCCGGGCAAGCGGATGGCTCTGCCCGGCGCCCGGGTCGTCGTCCAGCAGCCCGCCATCGAGGAACCATTGCGGGGCCAGCCGTCCGATCTGGAGATCCATGCGCAGGAATTGCTGCGGCTGCGCGCCCAACTCGCCCAGATGCTCGTACGCCACACCGGACAGGACGCCGGGCGGATCGCCGCCGACCTGGAACGGGACAAGATCTTCGACGCCGAGGACGCCAAGGCCTACGGTCTGGTCGATCACGTCATCAGGAACCGCAAGTCATCGCTCGCCTCCCCCGGTTCACGGTGA
- a CDS encoding DUF397 domain-containing protein, producing the protein MSDRLAQHGLRWRRSSRSTGMNNCVEAARLPDDSLAVRDSKSIARQALRFSPQAWTRFLTALHEDHEERVN; encoded by the coding sequence ATGTCCGACCGCCTCGCACAGCACGGCTTACGGTGGCGGCGCAGCAGCCGCAGCACAGGGATGAACAACTGCGTCGAGGCCGCCCGGCTGCCCGACGACTCACTCGCGGTCCGCGACTCCAAGAGCATCGCGCGACAGGCTCTGCGCTTCTCACCGCAGGCCTGGACCCGTTTCCTGACAGCGCTCCACGAGGACCACGAGGAGAGGGTCAACTGA
- a CDS encoding LysR family transcriptional regulator — protein sequence MYDPTRLAALVAVAEAGSITRAAARLGYTAPALSQQLAKLEREAGATLLVRHHRGARLTAAGELLAARARRVLDEMDRARHELARLAGLSGGRLRVGTFTTVGIHLLPPVLSAFRRAHPDVELAVAEYEPPGGVLAVAAGEVDLALTHAYEPAEAAPPPAGVVLEALLVEELVLVTAPGHALAGGSGRLPVAELAGQPLISSAPSHPPRKGVEGALARAGATPAVVCESPGYALVCALVSAGLGVAVVPEMVAAMAATPLGVRQLEPAAFRRTISVAHRGEESSPAAESLRALLRGAFGRVATA from the coding sequence ATGTACGACCCGACACGGCTGGCGGCGCTGGTGGCGGTCGCCGAGGCAGGTTCCATCACCCGCGCCGCGGCTCGTCTGGGCTACACGGCGCCCGCGCTCTCCCAGCAACTGGCCAAGCTGGAGCGGGAGGCGGGGGCCACCCTGCTGGTGCGGCACCACCGTGGGGCGCGGCTGACGGCGGCGGGCGAGCTGCTGGCTGCACGGGCCCGCCGGGTGCTGGACGAGATGGACCGGGCACGGCACGAGCTCGCGCGGCTGGCGGGCCTGTCCGGCGGACGGCTTCGGGTGGGCACCTTCACCACGGTCGGCATTCATCTGCTGCCGCCGGTGCTCAGCGCGTTCCGCCGCGCGCACCCCGATGTGGAGCTGGCGGTCGCCGAGTACGAGCCGCCCGGCGGGGTCCTGGCGGTGGCGGCAGGCGAGGTGGACCTGGCGCTCACGCATGCGTACGAACCGGCCGAGGCGGCGCCGCCGCCCGCCGGGGTGGTCCTGGAGGCACTGCTGGTGGAGGAGCTCGTGCTGGTGACAGCGCCAGGCCATGCGCTGGCGGGCGGCTCGGGGAGACTGCCGGTGGCGGAGCTGGCCGGGCAGCCGCTGATCAGCAGCGCGCCGTCGCATCCGCCGCGCAAGGGGGTGGAGGGGGCGCTGGCGCGGGCCGGGGCGACCCCTGCCGTGGTGTGCGAGTCACCGGGCTATGCACTGGTGTGCGCGCTGGTCAGCGCGGGGCTCGGGGTGGCGGTGGTGCCGGAGATGGTCGCCGCGATGGCCGCGACACCGCTCGGCGTACGGCAGTTGGAGCCGGCTGCCTTCCGGCGGACGATCTCGGTGGCGCACCGGGGTGAGGAGTCGAGTCCCGCGGCCGAATCCCTGCGAGCGCTGCTGCGTGGCGCGTTCGGCCGCGTCGCAACCGCCTAG
- a CDS encoding urease subunit gamma, with protein sequence MQLSPHEQERLLIHVAADVAEKRRARGVMLNHPESVALITSHILEGARDGRTVAELMASGRKVLNRSDVMEGIPEMIHDVQVEATFPDGTKLVTVHDPIV encoded by the coding sequence GTGCAACTCTCCCCGCACGAACAGGAAAGGCTGCTCATCCATGTGGCCGCCGATGTGGCGGAGAAGCGCCGGGCACGCGGGGTGATGCTGAACCACCCCGAATCCGTCGCCCTGATCACCTCGCACATCCTCGAAGGCGCGCGCGACGGCCGCACCGTCGCCGAACTCATGGCGTCGGGCCGCAAAGTGCTCAACCGCTCGGACGTCATGGAGGGCATCCCCGAGATGATCCACGACGTCCAGGTCGAGGCGACCTTCCCGGACGGCACCAAGCTGGTCACCGTCCACGACCCGATCGTCTGA